One genomic segment of Bradyrhizobium prioriisuperbiae includes these proteins:
- a CDS encoding Xaa-Pro peptidase family protein, with translation MDNVGVRQGAESAFPKTEYDQRVARARKLLATAGIDVMVVTGPENIFYLTGQQTPGYYTFQALVLPVEGEPAFVVRQLEYFNFIANTFITNAEIYQDGDQPVNFLVNVIKARGWASKRIAIDKRGWFLPVATYEALRDKLGAILDGAGIIEQLRIVKSSAELEKIATAASYVEAGMRAGLAAVKAGASENDFVSAMVGTAIAAGSEYVGMEPLVSAGRRSGVPHGTWRRGKLAADEPVFLEMAACHDRYHAALMRCAWLGAMPQQAVDMEKTCQDGLRAAMEAIRPGAACEAPHIACQQVIDRAGYTDNFRKRAGYSIGIAFAPDWGEGGILSLYTGVTTELRPGMTFHIPVALRVFGQFTVGVSETVVVTETGCRALSAIDRPILRIAA, from the coding sequence ATGGATAACGTCGGCGTTCGCCAGGGCGCGGAATCAGCCTTCCCGAAGACGGAATACGACCAGCGCGTGGCACGCGCGCGCAAGCTTCTGGCTACCGCCGGCATCGACGTCATGGTCGTGACCGGGCCGGAAAATATCTTTTACCTCACCGGCCAGCAGACGCCGGGCTATTACACCTTCCAGGCGCTGGTGCTGCCGGTGGAGGGCGAGCCGGCGTTCGTTGTCCGGCAGCTCGAATATTTCAACTTCATCGCCAACACCTTCATCACCAATGCGGAAATCTACCAGGACGGCGACCAGCCGGTGAATTTCCTGGTCAACGTCATCAAGGCGCGCGGCTGGGCGTCGAAGCGCATTGCCATCGACAAGCGCGGCTGGTTCCTTCCGGTCGCCACTTATGAGGCGCTGCGTGACAAGCTCGGCGCGATTCTCGACGGTGCCGGGATCATCGAGCAGCTGCGGATCGTGAAGTCATCGGCCGAACTCGAAAAGATCGCGACCGCTGCCTCCTATGTCGAAGCCGGCATGCGCGCCGGGCTTGCCGCGGTGAAAGCCGGTGCCAGCGAGAACGATTTCGTCTCCGCCATGGTGGGCACGGCGATCGCCGCCGGCTCCGAATATGTCGGCATGGAGCCGTTGGTGTCCGCCGGCCGCCGCTCGGGCGTGCCGCACGGCACCTGGCGTCGCGGCAAACTCGCTGCAGATGAGCCGGTGTTTCTTGAAATGGCCGCCTGCCACGATCGCTATCACGCCGCGCTGATGCGTTGCGCCTGGCTCGGCGCCATGCCGCAGCAGGCCGTCGACATGGAAAAGACCTGCCAGGACGGCCTTCGCGCGGCGATGGAGGCGATTCGCCCCGGGGCTGCATGTGAGGCGCCGCACATCGCCTGCCAACAGGTGATCGATCGCGCCGGCTATACCGACAACTTCAGGAAGCGCGCGGGCTACAGCATCGGCATCGCCTTTGCACCGGACTGGGGCGAGGGCGGCATCCTCAGTCTCTACACCGGCGTCACCACCGAGCTGCGGCCGGGCATGACCTTCCACATCCCGGTGGCGCTGCGCGTGTTCGGCCAGTTCACGGTCGGCGTCAGCGAGACCGTGGTCGTCACCGAAACCGGCTGCCGTGCGCTCAGCGCGATCGATCGTCCGATCCTGCGCATCGCCGCCTGA
- a CDS encoding ABC transporter ATP-binding protein, translating to MLLEVANITTAYRGLVAISDISISVAANEIVTVAGANGAGKSTLLKSIAGMEKARSGTVNFAGERIDTVPAHQITARGLAYVPENKRLFPRLSVADNLRLGSYLFRDKPDRDAPLEFVFKLFPRLQERLEQRAATLSGGEQQMLAISRALMTRPRLLMLDEPSQGIMPKLVDEIFAAVQKIRDTGVTVLLVEQRLSESLEISDRAYVLQTGRIVMSGPASEIRDNPEVRRIYLGM from the coding sequence GTGCTGCTTGAGGTCGCAAATATCACCACCGCTTATCGGGGCCTGGTTGCCATCTCCGACATCTCGATCTCGGTTGCCGCCAACGAGATCGTGACGGTGGCGGGCGCCAATGGCGCCGGCAAGTCGACGCTGCTGAAGTCGATCGCCGGGATGGAAAAGGCCCGTTCTGGCACCGTGAACTTCGCCGGCGAGCGCATCGACACCGTGCCGGCCCACCAGATCACGGCACGGGGCCTGGCCTATGTACCGGAGAACAAGCGGCTGTTCCCGCGGTTGTCGGTGGCCGACAATCTGCGGCTCGGCAGCTATTTGTTCCGCGACAAGCCCGATCGTGATGCGCCGCTGGAGTTCGTGTTCAAGCTGTTTCCGCGGCTGCAAGAGCGGCTGGAGCAGCGTGCGGCGACGCTATCGGGCGGCGAGCAGCAGATGCTGGCGATATCCCGTGCCCTGATGACCCGTCCCAGGCTGCTGATGCTGGATGAGCCGTCACAAGGCATCATGCCCAAGCTGGTCGACGAGATCTTTGCCGCCGTGCAGAAGATCCGCGACACCGGCGTCACCGTGCTGCTGGTCGAGCAGCGGCTGTCGGAGAGCCTGGAGATTTCCGACCGCGCCTATGTGCTGCAGACCGGCCGCATCGTCATGAGCGGCCCCGCAAGCGAGATCCGCGATAACCCGGAGGTGAGGCGGATTTACCTCGGGATGTGA
- a CDS encoding branched-chain amino acid ABC transporter permease, whose amino-acid sequence MTTQALLQVLASGLLMGLIYALIAVGLSLIFGLMDVVNFAHGEFLMLAMYATFGLVLATTLDPILLMPLVVAVMFAVGVSAYAGVVRYAMRATTNQGMVQIFATFGLAILIQGLAQYFFTPDFKSIQHSWLGGRTLDVGGVFLPWPQIYGGLISLATFGGLFLLITRTDFGKALEATREDQGAVALVGIDRNRVFALGWGLGAALVGLAGAVLAVFYYIHPNVGSTFGLIAYVTVALGGFGSIFGALVAGVVVGLVEALTTVILPPALKSVGIYTLYLGVLFIRPSGLFGRL is encoded by the coding sequence ATGACCACGCAGGCTTTGTTGCAAGTGCTGGCGAGCGGGCTGTTGATGGGGCTGATCTACGCCCTGATCGCGGTGGGGCTGTCGCTGATCTTCGGGCTGATGGACGTGGTGAACTTCGCCCATGGCGAGTTCCTGATGCTGGCGATGTACGCCACCTTCGGCCTGGTGCTGGCCACCACGCTCGATCCGATCCTGCTGATGCCGCTGGTGGTCGCGGTCATGTTCGCGGTCGGGGTCTCGGCCTATGCCGGCGTGGTGCGTTATGCGATGCGCGCCACCACCAACCAGGGCATGGTGCAGATCTTCGCCACCTTTGGTTTGGCCATCCTGATCCAGGGCCTGGCGCAGTATTTCTTCACGCCTGACTTCAAGAGCATCCAGCACTCCTGGCTCGGCGGCCGCACCCTCGATGTTGGCGGCGTGTTCCTGCCCTGGCCGCAGATCTATGGCGGCCTGATTTCGCTTGCGACCTTCGGCGGCCTGTTCCTGCTGATCACCCGCACCGATTTCGGCAAGGCGCTGGAGGCGACGCGTGAGGACCAGGGCGCCGTGGCCCTGGTCGGCATCGACCGCAACCGCGTCTTCGCGCTGGGCTGGGGGCTTGGTGCCGCGCTTGTCGGACTTGCCGGGGCGGTGCTGGCGGTCTTCTATTACATCCATCCCAATGTAGGCAGCACCTTCGGCCTGATCGCCTATGTCACGGTGGCGCTCGGCGGTTTCGGCAGCATCTTCGGCGCGCTGGTCGCCGGTGTCGTTGTCGGGCTGGTCGAGGCGCTGACCACGGTGATCCTGCCGCCGGCGCTGAAGTCGGTCGGCATCTACACGCTCTATCTCGGTGTGTTGTTCATCAGGCCGAGCGGCCTGTTCGGGAGGCTGTGA
- a CDS encoding branched-chain amino acid ABC transporter permease, with the protein MSDDAMTTPVATPATTPTPVSLSPIAGHLTARRRQLITALIVFAALALVPKLISDVYLMNVLILTLLFAALSQSWNILGGYCGQVSLGHALYFGIGAYVTSILFVKFGIVPWVGLAAGGVLASLLALALGYPCFRLKGHYFSIATIVIAEMGLLLVHNWDYAGAALGIQWPFGPDSWWTLQFARDKAPYFYFVLGLFAVVWLVTFAIVESRWGYWWRAVKDNPEAAESLGVTVFHSKMAAAGVSAFFTAIGGGFYAAFVSYIDPESVMQFRFSLLMALPAVLGGIGSLWGPAVGALILIPLAEFTRSYMGGSGSGLDLAVYGALIMVVSLTRPEGIMSIFDGFGRKRAAS; encoded by the coding sequence ATGAGCGACGATGCCATGACCACACCAGTGGCCACACCTGCAACGACACCAACGCCGGTCAGTTTGTCTCCGATCGCCGGCCATCTCACCGCCCGCCGCCGCCAGTTGATCACGGCGCTGATCGTGTTTGCGGCGCTGGCGCTGGTGCCCAAGCTGATCTCCGACGTCTATCTGATGAATGTGCTGATCCTGACGCTGCTGTTCGCGGCGCTGTCGCAGAGCTGGAACATCCTCGGCGGCTATTGCGGCCAGGTCTCGCTCGGGCATGCGCTGTATTTCGGGATCGGCGCCTATGTCACCAGCATCCTGTTCGTGAAGTTCGGCATCGTGCCCTGGGTGGGCCTGGCCGCCGGCGGGGTGTTGGCCTCGCTGCTGGCGCTGGCGCTGGGCTATCCCTGTTTTCGGCTGAAGGGGCATTATTTCTCGATCGCCACCATCGTGATCGCCGAGATGGGCCTCTTGCTGGTGCACAACTGGGATTATGCAGGGGCTGCGCTCGGCATCCAGTGGCCGTTCGGCCCCGACAGCTGGTGGACACTGCAATTCGCCCGCGACAAGGCGCCGTACTTCTATTTCGTGCTGGGCTTGTTTGCGGTGGTGTGGCTGGTCACCTTCGCCATTGTGGAGTCGCGCTGGGGTTACTGGTGGCGGGCGGTGAAGGACAACCCGGAAGCCGCCGAGAGCCTCGGCGTCACCGTGTTCCATTCCAAGATGGCGGCGGCGGGCGTCTCTGCCTTCTTCACCGCCATCGGTGGTGGCTTCTACGCGGCGTTCGTCTCCTACATCGACCCGGAAAGCGTGATGCAGTTCCGCTTCTCGCTGCTGATGGCGCTGCCGGCGGTGCTGGGTGGCATCGGCTCGCTGTGGGGGCCGGCGGTCGGCGCCCTGATCCTGATCCCGCTGGCCGAGTTCACCCGCTCCTACATGGGCGGCAGCGGCTCGGGACTCGACCTCGCGGTCTATGGCGCCCTGATCATGGTGGTGTCGCTGACCCGTCCCGAGGGCATCATGAGCATCTTCGACGGCTTCGGACGGAAGAGGGCGGCGTCATGA
- a CDS encoding 5-oxoprolinase subunit B family protein translates to MMLQTGSEAGTAPAVPRFLDAGEAALVVEFGDTVDPALNDRVLALDAALRDNPPAGAQEFVPTYRSLMIHYDPLQIDRDVLVATVRDVLATSAAWAAKPTNWIIPCCYDPALGEDIDEAAHLLDITRDELVAQHVAATFRVYMYGFVPGYIYLGGLPKPLAISRRLSPRPPHPAGAVLIGGGLCGVSTFAMPTGWYVIGRTPERLYAAERADAFMVQAGDIMHFEAIDTTTFTALERRSASGEIIARKMSA, encoded by the coding sequence ATGATGCTGCAAACCGGGTCGGAGGCGGGGACCGCGCCGGCCGTGCCACGCTTTCTGGACGCCGGTGAAGCCGCGCTCGTGGTCGAGTTCGGCGACACCGTCGATCCCGCGCTTAACGACAGAGTCCTGGCTCTGGATGCGGCGTTGCGTGACAACCCGCCTGCGGGGGCACAGGAGTTCGTGCCGACCTATCGCTCGCTGATGATCCACTACGATCCCCTGCAGATCGATCGCGATGTGCTCGTCGCCACCGTCCGCGACGTATTGGCGACATCTGCGGCATGGGCGGCGAAGCCGACCAACTGGATCATCCCCTGTTGCTATGACCCCGCACTCGGCGAGGACATCGACGAGGCGGCGCACCTGCTCGACATCACGCGGGACGAACTGGTCGCTCAGCACGTCGCGGCCACCTTTCGTGTCTACATGTACGGCTTTGTGCCGGGCTATATCTATCTCGGCGGATTGCCGAAGCCGCTCGCCATTTCGCGGCGTCTGTCGCCGCGGCCCCCGCATCCGGCTGGCGCGGTGCTGATCGGCGGCGGGCTCTGCGGCGTCTCGACGTTTGCCATGCCGACCGGCTGGTACGTCATCGGCCGCACGCCCGAGCGTCTCTATGCGGCCGAGCGGGCCGACGCCTTCATGGTCCAGGCCGGCGATATCATGCACTTTGAGGCGATCGACACCACGACCTTCACCGCGCTGGAGCGGCGGTCCGCCAGCGGCGAGATCATCGCCCGAAAGATGAGTGCGTGA
- a CDS encoding ABC transporter ATP-binding protein — protein MSETLVICNKVTRRFGGLVANESIDMTINRGEILGLIGPNGAGKSTLFNLIAGAFPPSSGSIHFEGRDVTTMPAADRCILGIARTYQVPRSFDSMSVVENVIVGAFVRHPRASQARLKALEVLDYVGLTAQANVSAGDLTPPQKRRLEVARALATEPKLLLLDEVLTGLTPAESRAGAELVRKIRDSGITIVMVEHVMEVVMPLVDRAVVLNLGRVLAEGHPKDVVKDDGVIAAYLGDRHRAA, from the coding sequence ATGAGCGAGACGCTGGTGATCTGCAACAAGGTGACCCGCCGTTTCGGCGGCCTGGTGGCCAACGAATCCATCGACATGACCATCAACCGGGGCGAGATTTTGGGACTCATCGGGCCGAACGGTGCCGGCAAGTCCACGCTGTTCAACCTGATCGCCGGTGCGTTTCCGCCGTCGTCGGGATCGATCCACTTCGAGGGCCGTGACGTCACAACCATGCCGGCCGCGGATCGCTGCATCCTCGGCATCGCCCGCACCTACCAGGTGCCGCGCTCCTTCGATTCGATGTCGGTGGTGGAGAATGTCATTGTCGGCGCCTTCGTCCGCCATCCAAGGGCCAGCCAGGCCCGGCTGAAGGCGCTGGAGGTGCTGGACTATGTCGGACTCACTGCGCAAGCCAATGTCTCGGCCGGTGACCTGACCCCGCCGCAGAAGCGTCGGCTGGAAGTGGCGCGCGCGCTCGCCACCGAACCCAAATTGCTGCTGCTCGATGAAGTGCTGACCGGACTGACGCCGGCGGAATCCCGCGCCGGCGCTGAACTGGTGCGCAAGATCCGCGACAGCGGCATCACCATTGTGATGGTGGAGCATGTCATGGAGGTGGTGATGCCGCTGGTGGACCGCGCCGTGGTGCTCAATCTGGGGCGGGTGCTGGCGGAGGGACATCCCAAGGACGTGGTCAAGGACGACGGCGTTATTGCCGCCTATCTCGGAGATCGCCACCGTGCTGCTTGA
- a CDS encoding pyridoxal phosphate-dependent aminotransferase, whose product MNAHTKPTPLSSRLSAVRPSPTIAITRLANELRRQGRDVIGLSQGEPDFDTPQHVKDAAKAAIDAGATKYTDVDGTPELKKAIVGKFSKENGLSYDISQISVGTGGKQVLYNALCATLDHGDEVIIPAPYWVSYPDMVLLAGGVPVTVPCGEADGFKLTAASLCAAITPRTRWLVLNSPSNPTGAGYSAADLKALAAVLLDHPQVLILTDDMYEHIRYDGWEFTTIAAVEPKLFDRVLTCNGVSKAYAMTGWRIGYAGGPADLIKAMATIQSQSTTNPSSVSQAAAVAALTGPLDFLSERNEVFRQRRDLCLAAFNSTDGLSCRTPDGAFYLFPSCQGVLGRKRSDGRIIETDVDFATFLLEEANVAVVPGSAFGLAPFFRISFATATERLQAACTRIAEACSKLS is encoded by the coding sequence ATGAACGCCCATACCAAGCCGACCCCGCTGTCGTCGCGACTGTCGGCCGTCCGCCCGTCGCCGACCATCGCCATCACCCGGCTCGCCAACGAATTGCGCCGCCAGGGGCGCGACGTCATCGGGCTGTCGCAGGGCGAGCCGGATTTCGACACGCCACAGCATGTAAAGGATGCCGCCAAGGCCGCGATCGATGCGGGCGCGACCAAATACACCGACGTCGATGGAACACCGGAGTTGAAGAAGGCGATCGTCGGCAAGTTCAGCAAGGAGAACGGGCTGTCCTATGACATCTCGCAGATCAGCGTCGGCACCGGCGGCAAGCAGGTGCTCTACAACGCGCTGTGCGCCACCCTCGACCACGGCGACGAGGTGATCATCCCGGCGCCTTACTGGGTGTCTTATCCCGATATGGTTTTGCTGGCCGGTGGCGTGCCGGTGACCGTGCCGTGCGGCGAGGCTGATGGATTCAAACTCACCGCCGCATCGCTGTGCGCGGCGATCACCCCGCGCACCAGGTGGCTGGTGCTCAACTCGCCGAGCAATCCGACCGGCGCCGGTTATTCGGCTGCCGATCTGAAGGCGCTCGCCGCCGTGCTGCTCGATCACCCGCAGGTGCTGATCCTCACCGACGACATGTACGAGCACATCCGCTACGACGGCTGGGAGTTCACGACCATCGCCGCGGTCGAGCCGAAGCTGTTTGATCGCGTGCTGACCTGCAACGGCGTCTCCAAGGCCTATGCGATGACGGGCTGGCGCATCGGTTATGCGGGCGGCCCGGCCGATCTGATCAAGGCGATGGCGACGATCCAGTCGCAGAGCACCACCAATCCGAGCTCGGTGTCGCAAGCGGCCGCGGTCGCGGCGCTCACCGGTCCGCTCGACTTCCTCTCCGAGCGCAACGAGGTGTTCCGCCAGCGCCGCGATCTGTGTCTTGCGGCCTTCAACAGCACCGACGGATTGAGCTGCCGCACGCCGGACGGCGCGTTCTATCTGTTTCCGTCCTGCCAGGGCGTGCTGGGGCGCAAGCGGAGCGATGGCCGGATCATCGAGACCGATGTCGACTTCGCGACCTTCCTGCTGGAGGAGGCCAATGTCGCCGTCGTTCCCGGTTCGGCTTTCGGCCTCGCGCCGTTCTTCCGCATCTCCTTCGCCACGGCGACCGAGCGTCTGCAGGCAGCCTGCACGCGCATCGCGGAGGCCTGCAGCAAGTTGAGCTGA
- a CDS encoding 5-oxoprolinase subunit PxpA: MPSVDLNSDLGEGFGTYRCGDDDAMLSIVTSANVACGLHAGDPEVMAKTFTIARERGVAVGAHPGFPDLWGFGRRRLPFSTGEIERLVAYQIGAAAALAAYAGHRITYVKTHGALGNIACEERDVADAVARATRAVDPSLGLLATALTELVAAGDAVGLDVYQEIYADRGYTETGQLIRRGLPGAMIEESEEAAARVLDMVQSGTVITAQGTRLPTAIHSICVHGDSSHAVATAQRIRERLDEAGITLKPFGPNAT, translated from the coding sequence ATGCCATCCGTCGACTTGAATTCCGATCTTGGCGAAGGCTTCGGCACCTATCGCTGCGGCGACGACGACGCCATGCTGTCGATCGTCACATCAGCCAATGTCGCCTGCGGCCTCCATGCCGGCGATCCCGAGGTGATGGCGAAAACTTTCACCATCGCCCGCGAGCGTGGCGTTGCCGTCGGCGCCCATCCGGGATTCCCGGATCTGTGGGGGTTTGGTCGCCGCCGCCTGCCGTTCTCGACCGGCGAGATCGAGCGCCTCGTTGCCTACCAGATCGGCGCCGCCGCGGCGCTCGCCGCCTATGCCGGCCATCGCATCACCTATGTGAAGACCCATGGTGCGCTCGGCAACATCGCCTGCGAGGAGCGCGATGTGGCGGATGCGGTGGCGCGGGCGACGCGGGCGGTCGATCCGAGCCTTGGACTGCTGGCCACCGCGTTGACCGAACTGGTCGCCGCCGGCGACGCCGTCGGCCTCGACGTCTATCAGGAGATCTATGCCGACCGCGGCTACACCGAGACGGGGCAGTTGATCCGGCGCGGCCTGCCGGGCGCGATGATCGAGGAATCGGAAGAGGCAGCGGCGCGCGTGCTTGACATGGTCCAGAGCGGGACCGTGATCACCGCGCAGGGCACGCGTCTGCCGACGGCGATCCATTCGATCTGCGTCCATGGCGATTCCAGTCACGCCGTTGCCACCGCCCAGCGCATCCGAGAGCGGCTGGATGAGGCCGGCATCACGCTCAAGCCCTTCGGACCGAACGCCACATGA
- a CDS encoding biotin-dependent carboxyltransferase family protein, with product MSASHALRILSVGPGTTLQDAGRHGYLRYGVTAAGPMDPLAHATANLAVGNAPGATAIEVSLGGVELTAEARPLTVAVAGGDFAITLDGRPLPSAVLLILEPGAVLKIRAGQSGSWCYLAIAGHLAVPQVLGSNATHTRTGFGGVDGRALAAGDVLRVEPSHLSAPSFGVIAAPWLDRPLGVIRVVLGPQDDYFSDDQITAFLAGPWILSNKADRMAYFLEGPQLTHIRGYNIVSDGIAMGAVQVPGNGQPIVLMADRQSTGGYPKIATVIGPDLGRLAQARPGTTFRFAAISIADAVEARRNEAAVLARGPVVEPLVRTQFSSEFLLGLNLIDGVVSSTEQAIASYP from the coding sequence ATGTCTGCTTCGCATGCCCTTCGCATCCTGTCCGTCGGTCCCGGCACCACGCTGCAGGACGCCGGCCGCCATGGTTATCTGCGCTATGGCGTCACCGCTGCGGGGCCGATGGATCCGCTGGCACACGCCACGGCAAATCTGGCCGTCGGCAATGCGCCGGGCGCAACCGCCATCGAAGTCTCCCTGGGGGGTGTTGAGCTGACGGCGGAAGCGAGGCCGCTCACCGTCGCCGTTGCCGGCGGCGATTTCGCCATCACGCTCGACGGCCGTCCATTGCCATCAGCCGTTCTCCTGATCCTCGAGCCCGGTGCCGTGCTGAAAATCCGCGCGGGGCAGAGCGGCTCGTGGTGCTACCTCGCCATCGCCGGCCATCTTGCTGTGCCGCAGGTGCTCGGCTCCAACGCCACGCACACCAGGACCGGCTTTGGCGGCGTGGATGGCCGTGCGCTGGCGGCCGGCGACGTTTTGCGTGTCGAGCCGTCGCATCTGTCGGCGCCGTCGTTCGGCGTTATCGCGGCGCCATGGCTCGATCGGCCGCTCGGTGTCATTCGTGTCGTGCTCGGACCGCAGGACGATTATTTCAGCGACGACCAGATCACGGCGTTTCTGGCAGGGCCATGGATCCTCTCCAACAAGGCCGATCGCATGGCCTACTTCCTCGAAGGGCCGCAACTCACCCACATCCGCGGCTACAACATCGTCTCCGACGGCATTGCCATGGGCGCGGTTCAGGTCCCGGGCAACGGCCAGCCGATCGTGCTGATGGCCGATCGCCAGTCGACCGGCGGCTATCCCAAGATCGCCACCGTCATCGGCCCCGACCTCGGCAGGCTGGCCCAGGCGCGGCCAGGGACGACATTCCGCTTCGCCGCGATCTCGATCGCCGACGCTGTCGAGGCGCGACGCAACGAAGCGGCCGTTCTGGCGCGCGGCCCCGTCGTCGAGCCGCTGGTGCGCACGCAATTCTCGTCCGAATTCCTGCTCGGCCTGAACCTGATCGACGGCGTCGTCAGTTCGACCGAGCAAGCCATCGCAAGCTATCCATAG
- a CDS encoding ABC transporter substrate-binding protein, translated as MNRRQLLMSGASILSFAAAASLTGPAIAQSGQEVVIGVLFPMSGANAQVGVDARHAVETAADIINNAHDLDLPMAKNAGLAGLGNAKIKLVFADHQSDPQKGRAEAERLITQEKVCALYGCYMSSVSATVSAVAERYSLPFLCCDSSSPSLARRGLKYFFRPAAQDEMFSAAMFDFLDAQKKAGKKVETVGIFFEDTIFGTDSANIQRKLATDRGYKIVADIKYKSNSPSLTAEVQQLKSANPDVLLPSSYTTDAILLMKTMDELGYKPKNIVAQASGFSDKAFFDALGDKAVGVISRASFSLDMAQKRPSILKVNAMYKARSNRDLNDSTSRELMGLLVLADAIDRAKSTDGEKMREALAATDIPGERTIMPWKKVGFGADGQNVDADPVLIQYIGGTFVTIFPSAVAVAEPLWPMNA; from the coding sequence ATGAATCGCAGGCAGTTGTTGATGAGCGGCGCGTCCATTCTCTCGTTCGCCGCCGCGGCGAGTCTGACCGGACCGGCCATTGCGCAGAGCGGACAGGAGGTCGTCATCGGGGTGCTGTTCCCGATGTCCGGCGCCAATGCGCAGGTCGGTGTCGATGCGCGCCACGCCGTGGAGACGGCCGCCGACATCATTAACAACGCCCACGACCTCGACCTGCCGATGGCGAAGAACGCCGGCCTTGCCGGGCTCGGCAACGCCAAGATCAAGCTGGTGTTCGCCGATCATCAGTCCGACCCGCAGAAGGGCCGTGCCGAAGCCGAGCGGCTGATCACCCAGGAGAAGGTCTGTGCCCTGTACGGCTGCTATATGTCATCGGTATCGGCCACCGTCAGTGCCGTCGCTGAACGCTACAGCCTGCCGTTCCTGTGCTGCGATTCTTCCTCGCCAAGCCTGGCGCGCCGCGGCCTGAAGTATTTCTTCCGCCCCGCCGCCCAGGACGAGATGTTTTCGGCCGCGATGTTCGATTTCCTCGATGCGCAGAAGAAAGCGGGGAAGAAGGTCGAGACTGTCGGCATTTTCTTCGAGGACACCATCTTCGGCACCGATTCCGCGAACATCCAGCGCAAGCTGGCGACTGATCGCGGCTACAAGATCGTGGCAGATATCAAGTACAAGTCCAATTCGCCGTCATTGACCGCCGAAGTGCAGCAGCTCAAGTCGGCCAATCCGGACGTGCTGCTGCCGTCGAGCTACACCACCGACGCCATCCTGCTGATGAAGACCATGGACGAGCTCGGTTACAAGCCGAAGAACATCGTCGCCCAGGCCAGCGGCTTTTCCGACAAGGCGTTCTTCGACGCGCTGGGCGACAAGGCGGTCGGCGTCATTTCTCGCGCCAGCTTCTCGCTGGACATGGCGCAGAAGCGGCCCTCGATCCTCAAGGTCAACGCCATGTACAAGGCGCGCTCCAACCGCGATCTCAATGACAGCACGTCGCGTGAGCTGATGGGGCTGCTCGTTCTCGCGGACGCCATCGACCGTGCCAAGTCGACCGACGGCGAGAAGATGCGTGAAGCGCTGGCGGCGACCGATATCCCGGGCGAACGCACCATCATGCCGTGGAAGAAGGTGGGCTTCGGCGCCGACGGGCAGAACGTCGACGCCGATCCCGTGCTGATCCAGTACATCGGCGGTACGTTCGTCACGATTTTCCCCTCGGCGGTAGCCGTCGCCGAACCGCTTTGGCCGATGAACGCCTGA
- a CDS encoding dihydrodipicolinate synthase family protein, whose protein sequence is MKDIGECHARLRGLFNITVTPFKPDGAFDHAGLARNIERVIGLGFDGILIGGTYGEFPAMSTQERADLFRRVMDIVGDRVPVMLCSAGSDVRVVRELTALAGDLGGLPMVTPPFVSEVTDAQIVAFFRDMIPLSRTGVLVYNAPGIGITLSPSTLEQLAEIPGVVGVKQGDLSPTAIDQIANRIGGRIRLFCASDLAFLGPMMCGFDGISSTNSCALPELILAAYRALESGDAATARDLHRLWYPFRALAREFGQPQTTKAAMSLRGFDGGSVRLPLRDLGAANIAAVARVLQELAADRRSSVALAA, encoded by the coding sequence ATGAAAGATATCGGGGAATGTCACGCGCGGCTGCGCGGTCTGTTCAACATCACCGTCACGCCGTTCAAGCCTGACGGCGCCTTCGACCATGCGGGCTTGGCCCGCAACATTGAACGGGTCATCGGTCTCGGCTTCGATGGCATTTTGATCGGCGGCACCTACGGCGAGTTTCCGGCGATGTCGACCCAGGAACGCGCCGATCTGTTCCGGCGGGTGATGGATATCGTCGGCGATCGGGTGCCGGTGATGCTGTGCAGCGCCGGCTCCGACGTGCGCGTCGTCCGCGAACTGACGGCGCTGGCCGGTGATCTCGGCGGACTGCCGATGGTGACGCCGCCCTTCGTCTCGGAGGTGACGGATGCGCAGATCGTCGCGTTCTTCCGCGACATGATCCCGCTCTCGCGCACCGGCGTGCTGGTCTACAATGCGCCGGGCATCGGCATCACTCTGTCTCCTTCGACGCTGGAGCAGCTTGCCGAGATTCCGGGCGTGGTCGGCGTCAAGCAGGGTGACCTGTCGCCGACGGCGATCGACCAGATCGCCAACCGCATCGGTGGACGTATCCGTTTGTTCTGTGCCTCGGACCTCGCCTTTCTCGGACCGATGATGTGCGGCTTTGACGGCATCAGCTCGACCAACAGCTGTGCGCTGCCGGAGCTCATTCTCGCGGCCTATCGCGCGCTGGAATCTGGTGATGCTGCTACCGCGCGCGATCTGCATCGGCTCTGGTATCCGTTCCGGGCCCTGGCCCGCGAGTTCGGGCAGCCGCAGACCACCAAGGCGGCTATGAGCCTGCGCGGCTTCGACGGCGGCTCGGTGCGCCTGCCGTTGCGCGATCTCGGCGCCGCCAACATCGCGGCGGTGGCCCGAGTATTGCAAGAGCTGGCCGCCGACCGGCGATCCAGCGTTGCGCTGGCCGCCTGA